In the genome of Rhodamnia argentea isolate NSW1041297 chromosome 3, ASM2092103v1, whole genome shotgun sequence, one region contains:
- the LOC115752424 gene encoding transcription factor bHLH91-like: MAVAEYPPKEMMEDTAACFDPNAVAAAQVEGVAFSGTDGCHQQQNVAASAVEEVDLHRHYQQQELMGFAAEDEGGGVDDRRSISRVALEEGFHRAGSGDNGYGDMNQVLPYGAGHSSSTWDYAAPGTEGLSHDDDGHHHNIMSQQVADPLQFLQSQAPQTFGNDGPSDVFASVPAADLLNLFRLARCSSSSLLPSSSLSFANPNSPAPPLLFDPLVHLSNLQPQPPFIRELFQSLPNCGYDLPIPGSSSLFGGGNNLERGENEGDEGNNLGMAMMYCEEEDGGHQFVENNNGVFTFGSEMMADMDDCHVKVKMGKRRRGKVAKPYTTERDRRSQINHKYDALKKLIPSPTKGDRASIVGDAIEYIKELLRTVNELKLLVEKKRWGTERSKRQKVEEEGFDGEISIARPPGNPADQSYNRTLRSSWLQRKSKVTEVDVRIIDDEVTIKLVQRKKINCLLHVSRVLDELQLDLHHVAGGHIGEHYSFLLNTKIYEGSTVYASAIASKLIEVIDRQYTTTPPTCSGY; encoded by the exons ATGGCAGTCGCAGAATACCCACCAAAGGAAATGATGGAGGACACGGCCGCGTGCTTCGACCCGAACGCCGTAGCCGCCGCACAAGTGGAAGGCGTGGCATTTTCGGGAACCGACGGCTGTCATCAACAGCAGAACGTCGCGGCTTCCGCAGTGGAAGAGGTTGATCTTCATCGCCATTATCAACAGCAGGAGCTAATGGGCTTCGCGGCCGAAGACGAGGGCGGAGGCGTTGATGATCGCCGAAGCATCTCTCGTGTCGCTCTGGAAGAAGGGTTCCATCGGGCCGGCTCGGGCGACAATGGTTACGGCGATATGAATCAGGTGTTGCCTTACGGTGCTGGTCACTCTTCCTCGACTTGGGACTACGCTGCTCCTGGGACGGAGGGTTTGAGTCACGATGATGATGGTCACCATCACAACATCATGAGCCAGCAAGTCGCCGATCCCTTGCAATTTCTGCAAAGTCAAGCACCTCAGACCTTTGGCAACGACGGCCCTTCCGACGTCTTCGCCTCTGTTCCGGCGGCGGACCTCCTCAATCTCTTCCGCTTGGCCCGatgctcctcttcctctttgctTCCCAGCTCATCGCTGTCCTTTGCAAACCCTAACTCGCCAGCGCCGCCCCTCCTCTTTGATCCGCTCGTCCACTTGAGCAATTTGCAGCCGCAGCCCCCGTTCATTAGGGAGCTGTTCCAGTCCCTGCCAAACTGCGGATACGACTTGCCGATCCCCGGCTCGTCATCATTGTTTGGCGGCGGCAACAACCTCGAGAGAGGGGAAAATGAAGGAGACGAGGGAAACAATCTAGGGATGGCGATGATGTACTGCGAGGAGGAGGACGGGGGTCATCAGTTTGTGGAGAACAACAATGGGGTCTTCACGTTCGGGAGCGAAATGATGGCGGACATGGACGATTGCCATGTCAAGGTCAAGatggggaagaggaggagagggaaGGTGGCCAAGCCTTACACCACAGAGAGGGACAGGAGGTCCCAGATCAACCACAAGTACGACGCATTGAAGAAGTTGATCCCAAGCCCGACCAAG GGTGATAGGGCATCCATTGTGGGAGATGCCATTGAGTACATCAAGGAGCTCTTGAGAACTGTCAACGAGCTGAAACTTCTTGTGGAGAAGAAAAGATGGGGGACAGAGAGGAGCAAGAGGCAGAAGGTCGAAGAGGAAGGCTTCGACGGGGAGATCTCCATAGCCCGGCCCCCGGGGAACCCGGCGGATCAGTCCTATAACAGGACACTGAGGAGCTCCTGGCTCCAGAGGAAGTCGAAGGTGACCGAGGTGGATGTCCGCATAATCGACGACGAGGTCACGATCAAGCTCGTGCAGCGGAAGAAGATCAATTGCTTGCTGCACGTGTCTAGGGTTCTTGATGAGCTCCAGTTGGATCTCCACCATGTTGCCGGCGGCCACATTGGTGAACACTACAGCTTCCTGCTCAATACCAAG ATCTATGAAGGCTCAACGGTGTATGCCAGCGCGATCGCGAGCAAGCTCATAGAGGTTATCGACCGGCAGTATACAACCACGCCACCAACATGCAGCGGCTACTAG
- the LOC115752434 gene encoding transcription factor bHLH91-like → MIADLDTAYFDPNSIAVPEGPDVEFPRTQDHPHSYHLLHQLQENVPADFADYSCDISNDHPTVEKAIDGDPRNTSNNRVMPNFVDGQASSWNSNQPGLLQDMLQQLVADQAQMQNGTATQKSSGEVPLMPPPDHLGFFHLFPSARSSSSTSPPWPSSSLLPKPPLSYANPNASAASSVLYDPLFHLRNLQPQPPPMGELLYPYAGLAHEDNNGGEFAVNGEGGMTTTAAMMMMMYGEDEGVLEMMEGGNRVKIGKRRGGNKLTKHFATERDRRTQLNEKYVALRDLIPNPTKFDRASIVGDAIDYIKELLVTVNELNLLLERKRWGRERRCKRRRVAVDEEVEEEDAAVDGGESSITAVTPPGDPADRSFNGALRSSCLQRKSKATEVDVRIVNDEVTIKLVQRKKINCLLLMTRVLSELQLDLHHVSGGHIGEHYSFLLTSKIFEGSTVYASAIASKVIEVVDRQYYAAAAAPPPPSSCSY, encoded by the exons ATGATTGCAGACTTGGATACTGCGTACTTCGACCCGAACAGCATCGCCGTGCCAGAAGGTCCGGATGTTGAGTTCCCGCGAACCCAGGATCATCCTCACAgttatcatcttcttcatcaattgcAAGAGAACGTTCCAGCTGATTTCGCCGACTACAGCTGCGACATTAGCAACGATCACCCGACTGTAGAAAAAGCAATTGATGGAGATCCCAGGAATACTAGCAATAACAGGGTGATGCCTAATTTCGTTGACGGTCAAGCTTCAAGTTGGAATAGCAATCAACCTGGACTACTGCAAGATATGTTGCAGCAACTTGTTGCCGACCAGGCGCAGATGCAGAACGGTACCGCCACCCAAAAATCAAGCGGCGAAGTTCCCCTGATGCCGCCTCCGGATCACCTAGGCTTCTTCCACCTCTTCCCCTCGGCCAGATCCTCCTCATCCACCTCGCCGCCGTGGCCTTCGTCCTCCTTGCTCCCGAAACCGCCGCTCTCGTACGCAAACCCTAACGCATCTGCAGCATCCTCGGTGCTGTACGACCCGCTCTTCCACCTGAGAAACTTGCAACCTCAGCCTCCACCAATGGGAGAACTGCTGTACCCATATGCAGGCTTGGCCCATGAGGATAACAATGGAGGGGAATTTGCTGTCAACGGAGAAGGCGGGATGACGACAACGGcggcgatgatgatgatgatgtatgGGGAGGATGAAGGGGTGTTGGAGATGATGGAGGGTGGCAACAGGGTTAAGATTGGCAAGAGGAGGGGAGGGAACAAGCTGACCAAGCACTTTGCTACTGAGAGGGACAGGAGGACTCAGTTGAATGAGAAGTATGTTGCTCTGAGGGATTTGATCCCCAACCCCACCAAG TTTGATAGGGCATCCATTGTGGGAGATGCCATTGATTACATCAAGGAGCTCTTGGTAACTGTGAACGAGCTGAACCTGCTCTTGGAGAGAAAAagatgggggagagagaggagatgcaAGAGACGGAGGGTCGCCGTCGatgaggaggtggaggaggaggatgcgGCTGTGGACGGAGGAGAGAGCTCCATAACAGCGGTCACGCCGCCAGGCGACCCAGCCGATCGGTCCTTCAACGGGGCACTGAGGAGCTCTTGTCTCCAGAGGAAGTCGAAGGCGACCGAGGTCGACGTGCGCATCGTCAACGACGAGGTCACAATCAAGCTCGTGCAGCGGAAGAAGATCAATTGCTTGCTGCTCATGACCCGGGTCCTCAGCGAGCTTCAGCTGGACCTCCACCATGTTTCCGGCGGCCACATCGGTGAACACTACAGCTTCTTGCTCACCTCCAAG ATCTTCGAAGGCTCGACGGTGTATGCGAGCGCGATCGCAAGCAAGGTCATAGAGGTTGTCGATCGGCAGTAttatgcagcagcagcagcaccgccgccgccgagtaGCTGCAGCTACTAG